A portion of the Achromobacter sp. MFA1 R4 genome contains these proteins:
- a CDS encoding response regulator transcription factor: MRILIAEDDSILADGLSRSLRHNGYAVDAVRDGLAADSALAAQAFDLLILDLGLPQLAGLEVLRRLRARNSALPVLILTAADSIEQRVKGLDLGADDYMAKPFALSELEARVRALTRRGAGGGATMIKHGRLLFDQTGRVAIVDDQTLDLSAREVSLLEILLTRSGRMVSKTQLVDHLCEWGEEVSTNAIEVYVHRLRKKLEPSGVKIVTVRGLGYCLERDQGAAYLAS, translated from the coding sequence ATGCGTATCCTGATCGCCGAAGACGACAGCATCCTGGCCGACGGCCTGTCCCGCTCGTTGCGCCACAACGGCTATGCCGTCGACGCCGTGCGCGACGGGCTGGCCGCGGACTCCGCGCTGGCCGCCCAGGCCTTCGACCTGCTCATCCTGGACCTCGGGCTGCCGCAACTGGCGGGTCTGGAAGTGCTGCGCCGCCTGCGCGCCCGCAATTCCGCCCTGCCCGTTCTCATCCTGACCGCCGCCGACAGCATCGAGCAGCGCGTCAAGGGCCTGGACCTGGGCGCGGACGACTACATGGCCAAACCCTTTGCGCTGTCCGAGCTCGAAGCCCGAGTCCGGGCGTTGACCCGGCGCGGCGCGGGCGGCGGCGCCACCATGATCAAGCACGGCCGGCTGCTGTTCGACCAGACCGGCCGCGTCGCCATCGTGGACGACCAGACGCTGGACCTGTCGGCGCGCGAGGTCAGCCTGCTCGAAATCCTCCTGACCCGCAGCGGTCGCATGGTCAGCAAGACCCAGCTCGTGGACCACCTCTGCGAGTGGGGAGAGGAAGTCAGCACCAATGCCATCGAGGTCTACGTGCATCGCCTGCGCAAGAAGCTCGAACCCAGCGGCGTGAAGATCGTCACCGTGCGCGGCCTGGGCTACTGTCTTGAGCGGGA
- the recA gene encoding recombinase RecA produces MDDKTTKAAASEKAKALAAALSQIEKQFGKGSIMRYGDNEVSHDIQVVSTGSLGLDIALGVGGLPRGRVVEIYGPESSGKTTLTLQVVAEMQKLGGTCAFVDAEHALDVQYASKLGVNLADLLISQPDTGEQALEITDALVRSGSVDLIVVDSVAALVPKAEIEGEMGDSLPGLQARLMSQALRKLTATIKKTNCMVIFINQIRMKIGVMFGNPETTTGGNALKFYASVRLDIRRIGSIKKGDEVVGNETRVKVVKNKVAPPFKQAEFDIMYGAGISREGEIIDLGVAANVVDKSGAWYSYNGNRIGQGKDNVREYLKEHKDMAIEIENRVRENQGIVSRAAEFVPTAEDAAE; encoded by the coding sequence ATGGACGACAAAACCACCAAGGCCGCCGCTTCGGAAAAGGCCAAGGCGCTTGCCGCGGCGCTTTCGCAGATCGAAAAGCAGTTCGGCAAGGGCTCGATCATGCGCTACGGCGACAACGAGGTCTCGCATGACATCCAGGTGGTGTCCACGGGTTCGCTGGGTCTGGATATCGCGCTGGGCGTCGGCGGCCTGCCGCGCGGCCGCGTGGTCGAAATCTACGGTCCGGAATCGTCGGGCAAGACCACCCTCACGCTCCAGGTCGTCGCCGAAATGCAAAAGCTGGGCGGCACGTGCGCCTTCGTCGACGCGGAACACGCCCTGGACGTCCAGTACGCCTCCAAGCTGGGCGTCAACCTGGCCGACCTGCTGATCTCGCAGCCGGACACGGGCGAACAGGCGCTGGAAATCACCGATGCGCTGGTGCGCTCCGGTTCGGTCGACCTGATCGTCGTCGACTCGGTGGCTGCCCTGGTGCCCAAGGCTGAAATCGAAGGCGAAATGGGCGATTCGCTGCCCGGCCTGCAGGCCCGCCTGATGAGCCAAGCGCTGCGCAAGCTCACCGCCACCATCAAAAAGACCAACTGCATGGTCATCTTCATCAACCAGATCCGGATGAAGATCGGCGTCATGTTCGGCAACCCCGAAACCACCACCGGCGGCAACGCGCTCAAGTTCTACGCGTCCGTGCGCCTGGACATCCGCCGCATCGGCTCCATCAAGAAGGGCGATGAGGTCGTCGGCAACGAAACCCGCGTCAAGGTCGTCAAGAACAAGGTCGCGCCGCCGTTCAAACAGGCCGAGTTCGACATCATGTACGGTGCCGGCATCTCGCGCGAAGGCGAAATCATCGACCTGGGCGTGGCCGCCAACGTGGTCGACAAGTCCGGCGCCTGGTACAGCTACAACGGCAACCGCATCGGCCAGGGCAAGGACAACGTCCGTGAATACCTGAAAGAGCACAAGGACATGGCCATCGAAATCGAAAACCGTGTCCGCGAAAACCAGGGCATTGTCAGCCGCGCCGCCGAATTCGTGCCCACCGCGGAAGACGCCGCCGAGTAA
- the recX gene encoding recombination regulator RecX, which translates to MSWKSTPASAERLRAKLDDEFETVAKPQGLRRTSDARLPREPAVVADDATDDCAPVWQRSSEQRSSEQRSAGRQRRAESDGDDATPADGRPARKGPSLKMRAVGYLSRREHAREELARKLAPHAEDPDEVATVLDALEKEGWLSTERFAQSLVHRRASRQGAARIVQELRQHGVDDNQVAELRDQLRATEYDRALEVWKKRFGAKPDDRAAYAKQARFLASRGFAHDVIRRILGEGDED; encoded by the coding sequence ATGAGCTGGAAATCGACTCCCGCGTCAGCCGAGCGCCTACGCGCCAAGCTGGATGACGAATTCGAAACGGTCGCCAAACCGCAAGGCTTGCGGCGCACCTCCGATGCGCGTCTGCCGCGCGAGCCCGCCGTTGTGGCGGACGACGCTACCGATGATTGCGCACCTGTCTGGCAACGCAGCTCCGAACAACGCAGTTCCGAACAACGCAGCGCAGGTCGTCAGCGACGCGCCGAGTCGGACGGCGACGACGCGACACCCGCTGACGGCAGGCCGGCCCGCAAAGGGCCATCGCTGAAGATGCGCGCGGTGGGCTATCTGTCGCGGCGCGAACATGCGCGCGAAGAACTGGCTCGCAAGCTTGCGCCCCACGCCGAAGATCCCGATGAAGTCGCCACCGTGCTCGATGCGCTCGAAAAAGAGGGCTGGCTGTCCACTGAACGCTTCGCGCAAAGCCTGGTCCATCGGCGCGCCTCGCGCCAAGGGGCGGCGCGCATCGTGCAGGAACTGCGCCAGCACGGCGTCGACGACAACCAGGTCGCCGAACTGCGCGACCAGCTTCGCGCCACCGAATACGACCGGGCGCTGGAAGTCTGGAAAAAGCGCTTCGGCGCCAAGCCCGACGACCGCGCGGCCTACGCCAAGCAGGCGCGCTTTCTGGCCAGCCGCGGTTTCGCGCACGACGTGATCCGGCGCATCCTGGGCGAGGGCGACGAAGACTGA
- a CDS encoding LysR family transcriptional regulator, whose product MLEIRHLETLTAIREGGSLQEAAERLHLTQSALSHQLRDLEARLGTPLLNRRTRPARLTTAGLRVLALADEVLPRIRATERDLQRLAAGRTGRLHLAIDCHSCFQWLMPALDAFRVQWPDVALDLSAAFSFAPLPALVRGDLDLVITSDPQPLDAVEYLPLFKYELVLAVSESNPLAASKFVMPEQLADQTLITYPVDKQRLDVFTAFLDPADVEPAAIRKAELTPIIAQLVASNRGVAALPNWALTEYMNQGWLRLCRLGPQGVWRTLYATVRSEDTEASYIDEFLTITRDVCFKTLSGIKSAK is encoded by the coding sequence ATGCTAGAAATCCGCCATCTCGAAACGCTGACCGCCATCCGCGAAGGCGGCAGTCTCCAGGAGGCCGCCGAGCGCCTGCACCTGACGCAATCGGCCCTATCCCACCAGTTGCGCGACCTCGAAGCCCGGCTGGGCACGCCCTTGCTGAATCGCCGGACCCGCCCAGCGCGGCTGACCACCGCCGGCCTGCGCGTGTTGGCTCTGGCCGACGAGGTTCTCCCCCGCATCCGCGCCACCGAGCGGGACCTGCAGCGCCTGGCGGCCGGGCGCACCGGACGGCTGCACCTGGCGATCGATTGCCATTCCTGCTTCCAGTGGCTGATGCCGGCGCTGGACGCCTTTCGCGTCCAATGGCCCGATGTGGCCCTGGACCTGTCCGCGGCGTTCTCTTTCGCCCCCCTGCCCGCGCTGGTGCGCGGCGACCTGGACCTGGTCATCACGTCGGACCCGCAACCGCTGGACGCGGTGGAATACCTGCCGCTCTTCAAGTACGAGCTGGTGCTGGCGGTGTCCGAATCCAATCCGCTGGCCGCCAGCAAGTTCGTCATGCCGGAGCAACTGGCGGACCAGACGCTGATCACCTACCCGGTGGACAAGCAGCGCCTGGACGTCTTCACGGCCTTCCTGGACCCGGCGGACGTGGAGCCCGCCGCGATCCGAAAGGCGGAGCTGACGCCCATCATCGCGCAGCTCGTCGCCAGCAACCGTGGCGTGGCGGCCCTGCCCAACTGGGCGCTCACCGAATACATGAACCAGGGATGGCTGCGGCTTTGCCGCCTGGGCCCGCAGGGCGTGTGGCGCACGTTGTATGCCACCGTGCGCAGCGAGGACACGGAGGCCTCGTACATCGACGAGTTCCTGACCATCACCCGCGACGTGTGCTTCAAGACCCTGTCGGGGATCAAGTCGGCGAAATAG
- the metE gene encoding 5-methyltetrahydropteroyltriglutamate--homocysteine S-methyltransferase, which translates to MTTIHNLGFPRIGAQRELKRAVEAYWAGRQGADALEETGRELRARHWRLQAATGMKFVPVGDFAWYDQILEWTTLLGAVPARFGQKDNEPVSLDTLFRMGRGRAPSGNPAAACEMTKWFDTNYHYIVPELVPGQNFRIARESLFEQVNEALALGLEVKPVIPGPLTWLYLGKGDAFADGAADAGKLQLLAALLPVYEEVLARLGKLGVQWVQIDEPILALDLPQAWREAFLQSYATLSASPVKLLVATYFDGLKDNLSTAQALPVAGLHVDLVRAPEQFAEVVAGLNDGQVLSAGIINGRNIWRTDLDAAIATLAPIARQLGDRLWLAPSCSLLHVPVDLDNETELDAELKSWLSFATQKLDELSLLGRALANATDPSVQEGLVRQRAALAARRASTRIHNPAVAQRMAAAAGVSRDRAPFAARIARQQAQLGLPAYPTTTIGSFPQTAEIRALRRDWKAGALTDSAYERAIRKEIEEVIRFQEKVGLDVLVHGEPERNDMVEYFGELLAGFAFTKNGWVQSYGSRCVKPPIIFGDVARPAPMTVGWSSYAQSLTDKPVKGMLTGPVTILQWSFVRDDQPREQTCRQLALALRDEVIDLEAAGISVIQIDEPAIREGLPLRRADWQAYLDWAVDCFRLSTAGVREETQIHTHMCYSEFNDIIESIAAMDADVITIETSRSNMELLKAFEDFRYPNDIGPGVYDIHSPNVPEVSWMVDLMNKAAARLPKERLWVNPDCGLKTRAWPETQAALIGMVQAARALREAA; encoded by the coding sequence ATGACTACGATTCATAATTTGGGGTTCCCCCGCATCGGCGCCCAGCGCGAACTCAAGCGCGCGGTCGAGGCCTACTGGGCCGGCAGGCAGGGCGCCGACGCGCTGGAAGAAACGGGCCGCGAGCTGCGCGCCCGGCATTGGAGGCTGCAGGCCGCCACCGGCATGAAGTTCGTGCCGGTGGGCGATTTCGCCTGGTACGACCAGATCCTGGAGTGGACGACGCTGCTGGGCGCGGTGCCCGCGCGCTTTGGCCAGAAAGACAATGAGCCGGTCTCGCTGGATACGCTGTTTCGCATGGGCCGCGGCCGCGCCCCGTCCGGCAACCCGGCCGCCGCGTGCGAAATGACGAAGTGGTTCGACACCAACTATCACTACATCGTCCCCGAGCTGGTGCCCGGGCAGAACTTCCGCATCGCGCGCGAATCCCTGTTTGAACAGGTCAATGAAGCCCTGGCGCTGGGGCTGGAGGTCAAGCCGGTGATCCCCGGACCCCTGACCTGGCTGTATCTGGGCAAGGGCGACGCCTTTGCCGATGGCGCCGCCGACGCCGGCAAGCTGCAACTCCTGGCGGCGCTGCTGCCGGTGTATGAGGAAGTGCTGGCGCGCCTGGGCAAATTGGGCGTGCAGTGGGTGCAGATCGACGAGCCCATCCTGGCGCTGGACCTGCCGCAGGCCTGGCGCGAGGCGTTCCTGCAGTCCTATGCCACGCTGTCCGCCAGCCCCGTGAAGCTGCTGGTCGCCACCTACTTCGACGGCCTGAAGGACAACCTGTCGACGGCGCAGGCCCTGCCGGTGGCTGGTCTGCATGTGGACCTGGTGCGCGCGCCCGAGCAATTTGCTGAGGTGGTTGCCGGTCTGAATGACGGGCAGGTCCTGTCCGCGGGCATCATCAATGGACGCAACATCTGGCGCACCGACCTGGACGCCGCTATCGCCACGCTGGCGCCGATCGCGCGCCAGTTGGGCGACCGCCTGTGGCTGGCGCCTTCTTGCTCGCTGCTGCATGTGCCCGTCGACCTGGACAACGAAACCGAGCTGGACGCCGAACTCAAGAGCTGGCTGTCCTTTGCCACCCAGAAGCTGGATGAATTGAGCCTGCTGGGCCGTGCGCTGGCCAACGCCACCGATCCGTCAGTGCAGGAGGGCCTGGTCCGGCAGCGTGCTGCCCTGGCCGCCCGCCGCGCCTCCACCCGCATCCATAATCCGGCCGTGGCGCAGCGCATGGCCGCGGCCGCGGGCGTGTCGCGCGACCGCGCGCCGTTCGCCGCCCGCATCGCTCGCCAGCAAGCGCAACTGGGCCTGCCCGCCTATCCGACCACCACGATCGGCTCCTTCCCGCAGACCGCCGAGATCCGCGCGCTGCGCCGCGACTGGAAGGCCGGCGCGCTGACCGATTCCGCCTACGAGCGCGCCATCCGCAAGGAGATCGAGGAAGTCATCCGCTTCCAGGAGAAGGTGGGCCTGGACGTGCTGGTCCACGGCGAACCCGAGCGCAACGACATGGTGGAGTATTTCGGCGAGCTGCTGGCCGGTTTCGCCTTCACCAAAAACGGCTGGGTGCAGAGCTATGGCTCGCGCTGCGTGAAGCCGCCGATCATCTTCGGCGACGTCGCCCGGCCCGCGCCCATGACGGTGGGGTGGTCGTCCTATGCGCAATCGCTGACCGACAAGCCGGTCAAGGGCATGCTGACCGGCCCGGTCACCATCCTGCAGTGGTCCTTCGTGCGCGACGACCAGCCGCGCGAGCAGACCTGCCGGCAACTGGCGCTGGCCCTGCGCGATGAGGTGATTGACCTGGAAGCCGCCGGCATCAGCGTGATCCAGATCGACGAGCCCGCCATCCGCGAAGGCCTGCCGCTGCGCCGCGCCGATTGGCAGGCCTACCTGGACTGGGCCGTGGACTGCTTCCGCCTGTCGACCGCCGGCGTGCGCGAGGAAACGCAGATCCACACCCACATGTGCTACTCGGAGTTCAACGACATCATCGAATCCATTGCGGCGATGGACGCGGACGTGATCACGATCGAAACGTCCCGCTCCAACATGGAGCTGCTCAAGGCGTTCGAGGACTTCCGCTACCCGAACGACATCGGTCCGGGGGTGTATGACATCCATTCGCCGAACGTACCCGAGGTGAGCTGGATGGTGGACCTGATGAACAAGGCCGCCGCCCGGCTGCCCAAGGAGCGTCTGTGGGTCAACCCCGACTGCGGCCTGAAGACGCGCGCCTGGCCCGAAACGCAGGCTGCGCTGATCGGCATGGTGCAGGCGGCCCGCGCACTGCGCGAAGCGGCCTGA